In the candidate division KSB1 bacterium genome, GAGCAGAGCTCCATTAATCCACTAATCCCGTATTCCATCTCTCCATTTTTATGTTGCCTCCGATTCTCGCCTATCATCTCATTGATCAGCGTTTGGACGCCGGCATTGCCTGGACGACGCCAAAACGTTTTGAGAAACAAATTGCCTGGCTGGCTGAGGCCGGCTATCGCACGCTTTCGCTGTCCGAATATCTGCAACAACGTGATTCTATCAGCGAGAAACGCCTCGTCATCACTTTTGATGACGGCTACCGCTCGCTGATGCAATATGCCCTGCCGATTCTTTCCCGCTATCATTTTCGCGCCACGGTTTTTGTGATTGCCGGTTACATCGGGCGGCCGAATCTGTGGGATGTCAAATTTTTTTTGCCTCGACTTCAACACCTCGATTGGAATGAGCTGCGCCGGCTGATAGCCGCCGGCTGGGAAATCGGCAGCCATTCACTGCATCACGATTATCTTCCTTCCCTAACGGATTATGAATTAGGTCATGACCTTTACGCCTCCCGGAAAATTTTGGAAGACAATTTGCAGACGCCGGTTACTCATCTCTCGTTGCCGTTTGGCCGCGGCAACGAGCGGGTTTTTCGCGCTGCGCGAGAGGCCGGCTACGTTTCGGTTTCGACGCTGGGAAATCCGGCGTCGATTTTGCCAAATGACATCGAGATTATTCCTCGCCGCGGCGTTTACCTGCTCGATTCAATGCGCAGCTTTCGCCGGCGCGTACTGGCGCCGCCGGACTGCAAATGGCAATATTGGCGGCAACGGACGATCAGCGCGTTTTCGATGGGCACCGTTGTCGTCAAAGGTGTTGAGAAAAATATCGGGTCGATTTTTCTCGGTTTGAGAAAAAAATAGAGAAAACCGCTTTACACCTCCTATTGTATTCTCCAAAGCATCGGTTAACTAAAAAAATTTTCATACAATAATTCAAGAAATCTCTTGCTTTTTTTCCGTATTTTGATACCTTAATTTGTATGATTCTATTGATGAACATTTATCAACGCCGCAACTCGGGGAAGAGATGTAGCCGATGAAAAAGTTATCGACGGAATCTTTGCCTACCAATCTTCGGTCTAGGGGCAGGCATGCAATTAAGGAAAAGCATGTCAAGATTAACCTCAGGAGACAGAACCGTGAGGCGTGAGCTTTTGCTTAAATATGCCTTGTTATCGGCGCAAACCGGTGCGCCAGAGGCTTCCTCCAATTCCCTGGATGAAGACGAATTTGTAAAAGTGCGGGCGCATGTGGCGATTTGTCCATCCTGCAGCTTGCGCGTCAAAGCCTATCGCCAATTGTATCTTTCCCATCCCAACGTACCTCCGGAGATTGTAGCCCAGGAGTTGTCTTCGCCGGAATGTATTGATGAGGCATCGCACCAGAATGGCCTGGCTCACCGCAAAAGCGGCGCGAAATCCTTTCCGGCGTATGGCCGTGTCGCCGTTGTTGCCATGATTTTGTTGTTTGCCGCCGGCTTGAGCACGTTGATCGCCGACCGTTTCACCCGGCCAAAATATTATTCGTTGGCCAGCGTGCG is a window encoding:
- a CDS encoding polysaccharide deacetylase family protein, whose translation is MLPPILAYHLIDQRLDAGIAWTTPKRFEKQIAWLAEAGYRTLSLSEYLQQRDSISEKRLVITFDDGYRSLMQYALPILSRYHFRATVFVIAGYIGRPNLWDVKFFLPRLQHLDWNELRRLIAAGWEIGSHSLHHDYLPSLTDYELGHDLYASRKILEDNLQTPVTHLSLPFGRGNERVFRAAREAGYVSVSTLGNPASILPNDIEIIPRRGVYLLDSMRSFRRRVLAPPDCKWQYWRQRTISAFSMGTVVVKGVEKNIGSIFLGLRKK